The DNA region ttgttttacacatattacactattttttttttgttttggtgcccgggtcagacgctttcggaaattcccgatataaattttccgaggcctctccgccacccctctttcgcgagagcgcattttttttgtcatattcgtttagagcaagttgttttacacatattacactattttttttttgttttggtgcccgggtcagcccctcagacgctttcggaacttcccgatgtgaattttccgaggcctctcccccacccccctttcgcgtgcgcgaattttttttttcatattcgttcataggaagttgttttacacctattacacacattttttttttgattttctgatatgcgtaacgccctatattaaccgatattctttcagatatatatactgcaactgtttttccgtggtgagattttcacactaacagcatGAGTTGAATCTGTGTTTATCTTGTGTACAAGTTAAATCTTCGTAGATAGAGACGATGTTGGCGATGACGTTATGTCTGCCGCTTGGTTTACTATAGCGTCTTCATATTATGTTTTGCTTAGTTGTCGTCTGCCTTTCaaactggaacatggttgagtatgctctgtgtggtctccgactaagaccttaaaaggtcttaaGCCAAAAGACAGTGAATCGTGCTATATCAGGCTATTTAAAGAGTTAAGATGGCTCAAATGAAAAGTCCTATCCGAAAGCTGTGATTGGTCAGTTTACACACTGGCACGAAGTAAGTATAGAGACAGACCGCGCTTAGATGCTAACCAATCAAAATAGTGGACACAACAacgttaaactagccaaagatgtttgtaatctcaaacgagatcattcttaatatttttctcaaacagtgaagatagcaatgaagaaaacaatattgctacaGTACTATATGGTTTTTGATCACCTTTTCTAATCTGACTGCAGAGAGGGGTGGGGCAGTGCTGCAGTCTCATGGTTCACCTTGATACCTTCTCAGAGTGCATGTGTGGTATTGGTGATGGGTTGATGACAACTAGGGGTCATTACATTGTTTTAGTGTTGCTGAGtttcttcaaattcttccaaggagCAAGCCCAATGGGATTACTAATTGAGCCAATGATGACCTAGTCATGAAATGGATTTTGTGTTCCATGTTGTTGCTGACAGCATATTGTTGatgcaaggcagtgagctggcagaaacgttagcatgccgggtgaaatgcttagccgtattttgtctgccgttaacgttctgagttcaaattccgttgaggtctactttgcctttcatcctttcagggtcgataaattaagtaccagttacacactggtgtcgatgtaatcgacttaatccgtttgtttgtcccctctatgtttagccccttgtgtgtaataaagaaacagatagcaTATTGTTGATGCTTCATAGTGGTTCAACAAAATGcgatcaataaaatgaatatctGAGCATTAAGTTTTGGAGTTGAGATAAATGACTAAGGCTGATACCTCAGTTGATGAGGTTTTTCATTGTAGCACCTTTGTCATATATTCATCACACCAAGAGACGCAGTTTAATGACCACACTATCAATACATTTTCCACACTTCTTCTACATCTCATTGTCCTTTTGACTTGGTATGAGTTTGAAACATAGTTTAGTTTAGAAAGTCTTGTCGACATGTTTTTACTCACAAATTAGTGACTTCTCATGAAAATCCAAGGGTGATATGTGTTTGATTTTATCATAaaattagtttttccttggactTTAAAAGGTGCCAGGCATGTCTTTAATCAGTATGTTCAGTTTTGTTACTTGCAGCAAACACTATTGAAACTTTAGATCTTTCtctttatcatttaataaatgataaaacacacacgtaaatatatatatatatacatatgaaatatacgagggtgagtcaaaaagtaatgccattttgtttaggacaggtataattaccaacacaggaacatgtatcatacatcaaaatgaagcttatgagtttattgttttttcttttggcaagaaatcaaCCAGAATGACACTTTGAGCATCCCAAAAGACAGTCACcattatttttccagttgaatTTTGCGCCTTGAACTTTTCTGGCGGTGGTCATGTAGAGTGGTGCCATTCCATTGACTGCTTCTTTGATTCTAGTTTATAATGATgaacccatgtttcattaccTGTTATGAGCCTTCAAAAGGTGTTGTCTCTTTGACTTTGTAGTGAAGAAGTgattcaaagaacagtcaacagaattttacagggcagggatacatgctctcattcgaaggtggaacattgctattgagagaaatggtgactatgttgagaagtagggatgtgatccacagaggaccagctttattttgatgaatgatacatgttcctctgttggtaattatactcgtcctaaacaaaatggcattactttttgactctccctcatatatacatcaaaatcaaatcaaatcacaatcaaatggaaattgtagttgtgatccccgtgctggtggcatgtaaaaagcaccatctgaatgtggccaatgccagtgctgcctcgactggtttccatactggtggcatgtaaaaagcgccagcCGATCGTGGTTGAAGCCTGGCCCCTGtgtcggtagcatgtaaaaaaaggCATGCACTACAAtctcggagtagttggtgttaggaagggcatccagctgtagaaactttgccagatcagactggagccaggcacagcctcctggcttcccaaaccccagtcaaaccatccaacccatgccagcatggaaaacagatgttaaacgatgatgatgatatgaggtaACCAAAAACAAATGGATAACTTaaaacaaggcgcaggagtggctgtgtggtaagtagcttgcttaccaaccacatggttccgggttcagtcccactgcgtgacatcttgggcaagtgtcttctgctatagcctcgggccaaccaatgccttgtgagtggatttggtagatggaaactgaaagaagcctgtcgtatatatgtatatatatatatatatatgtatgtttgtgtgtctgtgtttgtccccctagcattgcttgacaaccgatgctggtgtgtttacgtccccatctcttagcagttcggcaaaagagaccgatagaataagtactgggcttacaaacaataagttccggggtcgatttgctcgactaaaggcggtgctccagcatggctgcagtcaaatggctgaaacaagtaaaagagaaaaacaaaatcactACATGTTTCAAAAACATAGCTTAATTCAAATACCAAGGTATTTCGGACCCATGACCAACTGCTTAACTCAGCATACACTGTTAAAGTGACCAGTTAAATTCCCTACATTGTTTAGGAGTGATCTGTTTAGTCAAAGAGAGATGAAAGTGCTTCTAAAGCTACTTTGTCACGACCTATTTGATcccactgtattttatatatatgtatctttgtgacAGTGAGTGTACAAATTATACGTGATGTTATTCACAGTATAGGTTAAATACATTTGTTACTTGGTGGTCAGCAAAGTAAACGACTTTTCAACATTTCTACAAAATAGAGAcataatataggtgcaggagtggctgtgtggtaaattagcttgcttagcaaccacatagctccgggttcagtcccactgcgtggcaccttgagcaagtgtcttctactatagcctcagaccgaccaaagccttgtgagtggatttggtagacggaaactgaaagaagcctgtcgcatatatgtatatgtttgtgtgtctgtgtttgtccccccaacatcgcttgacaacagatgctggtgtgtttacatccctgtaacttagctgttcggcaaaagagaccgatagaataagtactaggcttacaaagaataagtcctggggtcgatttgctcgactaaaggcggtgcagaaaatagattccgtcaactgccagtggggtaagctagaggtagtagatagcttccattatgtaggtgatcaagttagtagtggaggtggatgttccgagagcatagctgtgagaataagataaggctgggcaaagttcagagatctcctacccctgctggcaacaaagggcctttctcttagagtgaaaggcagactgcatGCAAACATCtctgctacatggtagtgaaacatgggctgtgacagctgaggacatgcacaggcttgaaagaaatgtggaaaattactgaaacaagtaaaagagagtataatgGATATTTCACAGCAGctgcatcagagagagagagagcttctatagatttataattaaaagaaactgcAGTTGAATTCAGAGACATTCCACACCAAATGTTTTATAATTGGGGAGATGAAGCTGGGGCAGAAATCagcttcaaaaatattttgaattcatttagaaaataaaatttagaaagaaaaaaaaacagctaaaGAAAGCAAAACACATGCTTGGTGTTAATTACCTCTACTTGTCCAGTTCAACAGGAATTAATGATTGCCCATCTTCCTCCAGTCCAATTATAGTTAGTGTTAATTACCTGTATTTTCTCCCAGTTTAATGTTAATTATAGGTCCATTTTAATTAGTATAAATTAAGAGTATgttagagttatgtcccttgggtTGCTAAACGGAACTTGGTGTCAAAGACAAATGTTAAGCGACACGAAGATGTCAGTATCATTCGGAGAACAACAAACTTTGCACAAACTCCAATTCTAGCACGAGATTATGGCTCTGTCCAAGACACGTAACGCTGTAAAGAAGTTGTTTGGTAAATATTTATTGTTGACTAATACGGTCACATGTGGTGGTTTGTTGGCTGTTGGTGATGCTATTACTCAGAAAATCGAACATTTGGGACACGATTCTTCAACTTTTAAATATGATTGGCCTCGGACAGGTAAAGTGATTgaagttgaaaatatttcttttactgcCAGTAATAAgggaaactatgtatatatgtaacgacTTAAAGTTTCGAATtcataattgtaaaaaaaaatcatttgtaatTAGAGGGACATTGCTAACGGTCCACGTGTAATTAAAGGTTAAATCAACCTGAAAACCAAACAGTTGGTGCAACATGGTCACTAAAGGATTTTTTTCTCCATTGTCGGTGAAATACAATTTAGATTGcaatgttgttatttttcttttaaaaaatctttttttatttaagaaaatacataatttacaaaattgataataacaatgaaaagaaacaaaagaataaattcaCTCTtcgactttttaaaatttctattttcctCTAAAAATTTTCGACCACAAACACTCGTGGCAATACCGTCGGTGACCGCGAGGCTGAGAAAATAGAAACAGCCAAGCGCCGTTACGTGATTATCAGCAACACAAATCTAAGGAAATACGTggttaattgtgtgtatgtgcttgatgTGTTTAATACATGCGCAAGGTTCAGTACACAATGTACATTTAAAgcatgtaattaattttttttttttttattaattagaaCTGTATCATCCACTAAAACTGGAAACCAAGGACAACGAGGTGAAACTAATGCAGTTAATAATTCTGTGTGCAGAAATTTTTGTTTTCGATGGATGCACGGCTTAAATGGATGAAGttttttgtaaaaatgaaaataaaagtagaatatgaaaaaaaaaaaaaacgattacgTTTGGTGCcggtaaatagaaataaatttcgtTGCTAGGGAGAAgattgagtttttttttgttttttttttagggaagaATTGTCTGCAGAGAGTTAGGAAAAAGATCAATGGAATGTATTGACGTTGCAGTGAATAAGTTGTTGAATGAAAGACTTCACAGAAATACTCGTTATTTTGGGATGTGGCCCAcaatatacatagacatttatCTAAATTAAAGTTGTACAAATGACTCGGTTCATAATTTATTGATGTCGCCACTCTGGAATTTGGGACCAATTTTAACCCTACGTTACTCTGTCAagtgcttattcattcacattgttctgaattatgtacaaaagtaaTGAACTTTTATACACTGTTTGGGTACAATTAATCCTGCATCACctcatagctttcagatttcGAAGATGcagttgttcatttttagaatgaccaaagagccttagagttaacctagcaaaaatcaAAGTGTTAGTAAGTAGCaaagtagacaaatcacaaatcctttcaggtagatggccttgcttgatctgcaagctttggacacataaaatgtgcagcaatatcagaatagggttaacagggaaactagcttttgtatgtggaaaatacacaggtacaataaacgctgaaaatgtgcagaaaatagattccgtcaactgccagtggggtaagctagaggtagtagatagcttccattatgtaggtgatcaagttagtagtggaggtggatgttcCAAGagcgtagctgtgagaataagataaggctgggcaaagttcagagatctcctacccctgctggcaacaaagggcctttctcttagagtgaaaggcagactgtatgcaAACATCtctgctacatggtagtgaaacatgggctgtgacagctgaggacatgcacaggcttgaaagaaatgaagccagtgtgCTTCactagatgtgcaatgtcagtgtgcatgttcgacagagcATAAACATCTTAAGAGAAAAGTTAGGTATAAAAGGCATCAGATGTGTTGTggaagagagacgactgcactggtacggatgaggacagctgtataaagaagtgccgatctctaactgtggagggaatgtgtggtagaagtagacccaggaagacctgggatgaggtggtgaagtatgatctttgaGCCTCAGggacaatgactagtgactgagaccattggcgatgtgctgtgcttgtcatggtaactggcacccatgttggtggcacgaaaaaaacaccatttgagcgttgggcctcatggaggcaatgaccaagaactttggcattatgttttgcttgagaagacccatcaagctgaacaaaatcacagtcgtggcagatactggtgtcatgcaaatggcacccatgccagtggcttgTAAAAGCaccctggtgtcacacaaatggcatgtgtgccggtggcatgtaaaagcacccactgcactctcggagtggttggcattaggaagggaatccagctgtagaaaaccattccaaatcagattggagtctggtgcagtcttccagtGAGCCAGCCCAGTCAATCCATCCTACCTATGCCTCCATtaacaaaagggacattaaatgatgatgattgtggagtaggtgtgagaggccagacttAGATGGTTTAaaaataaagcaggtagaatattgggCTGGATATGGTGAGTTTAAATGTTGAAAGGTTAAGCAAAGTAGTTTTGGATTTGGAATTCAAAGTTGCTGCAAAGCTTTTAATTTCACTCAGCATAATTTGTATGAAAATCATTGCAAGAAAATAATGGAATGATAGACATGATGAATCTCTATTTTGATATACTTTTGGCcttgaatttttaaaaagcatAAGTTATCTGCCTGGCTTATCTCTCTGGAATTATTAAAATTGCTTTTTGCATAATGGAAATTCACACCTGAACAAAGAGATCAGATTATTGGAAGATGGCATAGAATCTTAATTATAAAAggacattttaaaattgtttaactTTTGAATTTAGAAAATGCAGTTTCTGGTTATTATGAAGTCTCTGGACATGGTAAAAGAAATGAACAGATGAACATGTTTAATGCTTCTCTTGAAGAATCAGAAGAGAGGGAATTCTGGAAGAAGGATTGGGTGTTGTTAATAAGGGTGGCACAAGAGCAGTGGCTGCTGTAGTAACTCTACAAATGACAGAAGGAGGATACAGCATGTCTGTGTGATGGAGAATTCTGAAAGCTAACTGGTTACTTAGCAACAAGGTATACATCGGATCAAGTTTGTTctaatgtgaaagaaagagagaaatgattaGGAGTTAGGAGCTGGCTCAGgtggaaaaagaaaattgtgaGAAAACCCTGGAATATAATTAAAGGTGAAAGATGTTTCTTTGAGAAGCAGCTTCTAAATGGAGAAAACAAATAAAGTGAGGCTTGGTGGTcatgagacatcatcatcataagacaTTTATTCAATAGCTTGGGTGGTTCTACATAATTCTTTGACATGATTCTGTGAGGTCTGCTGTTCTAGCCCcatcatttctttatttacttcaaTACATCACAAATTACCACAGCAGCAGATGTTGCTACTCCACTTTGCATTAACTGTACATTTCATGTTATCTTTAATATCCAGTTATATCATCTGAACATACCAGCATTGTGCATCTCCTGTAatttaacattacacatccagtaacataattcatctttctccaacctctacacacacacatttatgatatATCCTTTTGTCTTTAGCTGTGTATGGTGATATTTCTACTCTAGTTTCAGAAGATTAACTACACAAAGAACTGTGGCTGTGGTGTGTTTGGTTGAGTACTAATGAGCTGCTTAAGCAATAAAGTGTACAAAATTACTCAACTATTCTGTGTTATTCTATGTCATTGATAGACTGAAACACAGAAATGTTTCACCACAAAAAATGTACAGATTAacaatcttttgttttaatttcagtgGAACAACCATTCATTTCTGCTTAATACAGAACTAATGTTTTCTGTCAGAAAAGAGCATCATAATAATTGATGGAGAGTGgtcaggtgttgtgtgtgtgagtgtgcatgcatgaaagaaACCTGCAGAAATATTAAtctctttattgcctacagggggctaaacatagaggggacaaacaaagacagacaaaggattaagtcgattacattgatccctttgcataaccggtacttatttaattgacccaaaaaggatgaaaggtgaagtcgacttcagcagaatttgaactcagaacataaagatagacgaaatactgctaagcatttcgcctggcatgctaatgattctgccagctcgattcCTTAACCTGCAGAAATATTAATAagttaattgaagtaatttagtAACTATTTTTATTGGTGTAAcctattcattcacacacacaaaactaaaaTGACAGTATATAACCCATTTCATATTAGTTCTGCCCACCTATTTTCCAcccaaataaaattaatttttgttttcacaaACAAGTTCAGTATATTGATCACTTTCCTATTGATTTCCTCTGTTGCAGGTCGAATGTTCACCGTTGGCCTGTTTATGGGTCCAGCCACACATTTTTGGTATACGTTCCTTGATAAAATGTTAGTTGGAACTGCAGGAATAACGGTCTTGAAGAAGATTTGTGCTGATCAGGCAGTGGCAGCGCCGTATTTCTGTACAACATTCTTAGTGGGTCAgttctctcttcttgtttcaacaaatattttgaaTGTGTTGTCTCTTTGCTTTTTCATATTCAGTTGTCAGGTCCAGTGACTCAGTATAGTGCTACAATGAGACACCCCCCCAACTGTAGTATATACACCTCTACTGTATGTGGCGCTGCTGTAATATACATCATTGtataagacaaaaataaatgataaaatatgttGGTACCTTATGTCTACCCTATATTCTCCATGTTTAGGTATGTCGTTATTGGAAGGAAAAGGTTGGAAAGTTGCTGTAGGAGAACTGAAGGAAAAATTCCTCACAATTTATATGGTAAGACCACAACTGTTGGTACCTTTTTGTATTCCATTAttaattttggattcatttaaTAACTTCTTCATTGGccaaatagtggtggtggtgatggggggagATGCCCCATGGAACATGTGATGCCTTCttggacaaaatgtttttatatttggtttCTGCAACCTGAGTTCACTTGCAAATAACATTGATGCCAAGTGGCATCAACCTTGCCATTCTGTAGAACAACATTGGTATCAATGACAGGGGCAGGAAAGGAGACATGTTGCCTGGTTGACTTTTAAGACTTGTTGTTATCTGCACCATGGAGGGAAACAGCCTGGATAGGATCTATAAGGAACCCTAATAGAATCCACCAATTCATGGCATCACAGATTCtcaatattttatgatttattcattatttttcaagTAAACGATTTTGGACCAAAATTGTGGTATATTGGTTGATAACTACTTACTATGGCTACCAGCTGGTTAGTAGTTAAAGAGCCAAAAGACCTTTAAAGGCCTTGTACATATGTTAAAGACGGTGATAGCATATGGACATATGTCTAATGACTATTTTAAGAATTATTGCCATCATCCACTTCAACAACAAGCAACAGAGTTTGATAGAACAATGTgtaaaaataattcagtttttggtttttttacctTCATAATTTTCAGTTCAAACCCTATTGAAATTATTACCTTTACTTCTCATCTCCCGGGGTCATTAAAGATACAAACCATCTTCTGTCAGAGACCAAGATTATTTCATTTCTTACAGCATTATTTCACTGCACCATTGAGTGCAGCTGTGAACACCATGCATATACAGAGGAGTGTTTTCCTCATGTAGTGATGGCTCtccatggtgtgtatgtgtgcaatgtccTGTGTTGCTTCCGTATGTGGTGAATGTATCTGTAAGTCCTGGTGCTTCGGTTATGCCTTTCTCTGCATCATCTGTAA from Octopus sinensis linkage group LG13, ASM634580v1, whole genome shotgun sequence includes:
- the LOC115218690 gene encoding mpv17-like protein 2 is translated as MALSKTRNAVKKLFGKYLLLTNTVTCGGLLAVGDAITQKIEHLGHDSSTFKYDWPRTGRMFTVGLFMGPATHFWYTFLDKMLVGTAGITVLKKICADQAVAAPYFCTTFLVGMSLLEGKGWKVAVGELKEKFLTIYMMDWLIWPPSQFINFYFLPTRFRVVYVCFITLIWDALLSYIKHKDKSHQKEDALKEKDVMKMS